A stretch of the Deinococcus sp. KSM4-11 genome encodes the following:
- the carA gene encoding glutamine-hydrolyzing carbamoyl-phosphate synthase small subunit produces the protein MIRKERAILALEDGTVYRGYAFGHRGETVGEVVFNTSMTGYQEIMTDPSYNGQIVTITYPHVGNYGVAIYDMESNKPYVRGFISREFSGEYSNYRAQQSLEAFMQQYGVVSIQGIDTRALVRRLRTGGVVKGVIAHRSYTHPDDAYGEFTPAEEQVYVQRARDHQDIDGHDMTREVTTPLPYAFPTLRHGKRVVLMDFGIKHTIIERLAEVGIEPIVVPAQTTPAQIMALQPHGLFLSNGPGDPAPLEYAHKTAWEMMGLLPTFGICLGHQILGLAAGGQTFKMKFGHRGGNQPVKNLLTGDVEITAQNHGYAVDIASIPNDAFVATHVNLNDGTLEGMAHSRYPVFSVQYHPEASPGPHDSRYLFDRFIEEIDAFDGGNGSPVQKAVAGRLGI, from the coding sequence ATGATTCGCAAGGAACGCGCGATCCTGGCGCTGGAAGACGGCACCGTCTACCGTGGGTACGCCTTCGGGCACCGTGGCGAGACGGTCGGCGAGGTCGTGTTCAACACGTCCATGACCGGCTACCAGGAGATCATGACCGATCCCAGCTACAACGGGCAGATCGTGACCATCACGTACCCGCACGTCGGGAACTACGGTGTGGCGATCTACGACATGGAATCCAACAAGCCGTACGTGCGCGGTTTTATTTCCCGTGAATTCAGCGGTGAGTACAGCAACTACCGCGCGCAGCAGTCGCTCGAGGCCTTCATGCAGCAGTACGGCGTGGTGTCCATCCAGGGCATCGACACCCGCGCGCTGGTGCGCCGCCTGCGAACCGGTGGCGTCGTGAAGGGCGTCATCGCGCACCGCTCGTACACGCACCCGGACGACGCCTACGGTGAGTTCACGCCCGCCGAGGAACAGGTGTACGTGCAGCGCGCCCGTGACCACCAGGACATCGATGGGCACGACATGACCCGTGAGGTCACCACTCCGCTGCCGTACGCCTTCCCGACCCTGCGCCACGGCAAGCGCGTCGTGCTGATGGACTTCGGGATCAAGCACACCATCATCGAGCGGCTGGCCGAGGTCGGGATCGAGCCCATCGTGGTGCCCGCGCAGACCACCCCCGCGCAGATCATGGCGCTCCAGCCGCACGGCCTATTCCTGAGCAACGGCCCCGGCGATCCCGCGCCGCTGGAGTACGCGCACAAGACCGCGTGGGAGATGATGGGGCTGCTGCCCACCTTCGGCATCTGTCTGGGGCACCAGATCCTGGGCCTCGCTGCCGGCGGGCAGACCTTCAAGATGAAGTTCGGGCACCGCGGTGGCAACCAGCCCGTGAAGAACCTGCTGACCGGCGACGTGGAGATCACCGCCCAGAACCACGGGTACGCGGTGGACATCGCTTCCATCCCGAACGACGCCTTCGTTGCCACGCACGTGAACCTGAACGATGGCACGCTCGAGGGCATGGCGCACAGCCGCTACCCGGTCTTTTCCGTGCAGTACCACCCGGAAGCCAGCCCCGGCCCGCACGACAGCCGTTACCTGTTCGACCGCTTCATCGAGGAGATCGACGCCTTCGACGGTGGGAACGGCTCACCCGTGCAGAAGGCCGTCGCCGGACGCCTGGGCATCTGA
- the ung gene encoding uracil-DNA glycosylase has protein sequence MSVQVVWFKKDLRVRDHAPLVEAARRGPVLPVFIYEPEQLRHEEFAGHHLTYLNDALRELDVRLRALGTPLVVRQGEAVAVLDGLRAEHDVGAVWAHEETGNGVSFRRDRRVRAWARHRGLPFTEVPQNGVIRRMRNRDGWAATWEERMTAPVVPTPGALRGTGADPGRVLDHAELGVPATDKRIPPGGQAEAHALLASFLSWRGVNYTREMSSPVAAEASCSRLSAPLAFGTVSVRDVVQATRQRLAEVRGEPEADPRWIRSLRSYESRLHWHCHFLQRLESEPEMEFRTLNRALDDLRDGGWNEDSFDRWCAGQTGYPLIDACMRMLRATGWLNFRMRALLVSFATQHLWLHWRRPGVFLAREWLDNEPGIHWSQMQMQSSAVGINRVRIYSPTRQAREQDAGGTFIRSWLPELADLPGDFIHAPWEWTGAARLKYPPPIVNEQEAGRRARARVYAARSTPQFEAEARRIYAQHGSRKKAVMRAERKAQGLPEKPVKPARHTTATRRPAMSDQPDLFGLTPDLPKAIVPAGLPDSWQRALEPEFAAPYFHDLKDFLVQERREQTIFPPAPDVFNALRFTPLEDVKVLILGQDPYHRPGQAHGLSFSVRPGVPIPPSLRNIYKELVADLPGFTPPRHGYLRAWAEQGVLLLNAVLTVREGQANSHANKGWEHFTDAVIRAVNDKPERVVFVLWGAYARKKRKLITGPQHVVIESAHPSPLSEAKFFGSRPFSQVNAALEDAGRGAIDWHLPAKAEE, from the coding sequence GTGTCCGTGCAAGTCGTGTGGTTCAAGAAAGACCTGAGGGTGCGCGACCATGCCCCATTGGTCGAGGCGGCGCGCCGAGGCCCGGTGCTGCCCGTGTTCATCTACGAGCCCGAGCAACTGCGCCATGAGGAATTCGCCGGCCATCACCTGACGTACCTGAACGACGCCCTGCGGGAACTGGACGTCCGCCTGCGCGCCCTGGGCACACCTCTGGTCGTCCGGCAGGGTGAGGCCGTGGCCGTGCTGGACGGGTTGCGCGCGGAGCACGACGTGGGGGCCGTCTGGGCACACGAGGAGACCGGCAACGGCGTCAGTTTCCGGCGGGATCGGCGTGTGCGGGCGTGGGCGCGGCACCGGGGCCTGCCGTTCACCGAAGTTCCCCAGAACGGCGTGATCCGCCGCATGCGCAATCGTGACGGCTGGGCCGCGACGTGGGAGGAGCGCATGACCGCGCCCGTGGTGCCCACGCCGGGCGCGCTGCGCGGCACCGGGGCCGATCCGGGCCGCGTGCTGGATCACGCGGAACTGGGCGTGCCCGCCACTGACAAGCGCATTCCGCCCGGCGGACAGGCCGAAGCGCACGCTCTGCTGGCCTCCTTCCTGTCCTGGCGGGGCGTGAACTACACGCGTGAGATGAGCAGTCCCGTGGCTGCCGAGGCAAGCTGCTCGCGCCTGAGCGCTCCGCTCGCCTTCGGTACGGTCTCTGTGCGGGACGTGGTGCAGGCGACCCGGCAGCGCCTGGCTGAGGTGCGCGGCGAGCCCGAGGCCGATCCGCGCTGGATACGTTCCCTGCGGTCGTACGAATCGCGGTTGCACTGGCACTGCCATTTCCTCCAGCGCCTGGAATCCGAGCCGGAGATGGAGTTCCGCACCCTGAACCGCGCCCTGGACGACCTGCGCGACGGCGGCTGGAACGAGGACTCCTTCGACCGCTGGTGCGCCGGCCAGACCGGCTACCCGCTGATCGACGCGTGCATGCGCATGCTGCGCGCCACGGGCTGGCTGAACTTCCGCATGCGGGCCCTGCTGGTCAGTTTCGCCACGCAGCACCTGTGGCTGCACTGGCGGCGGCCCGGCGTCTTCCTGGCGCGCGAGTGGCTCGACAACGAGCCCGGCATCCACTGGTCGCAGATGCAGATGCAGAGTTCGGCCGTGGGCATCAACCGCGTGCGCATCTACTCGCCCACCCGGCAGGCGCGCGAACAGGACGCGGGCGGCACGTTCATCCGCTCCTGGCTGCCGGAACTCGCGGACTTGCCGGGCGACTTCATCCACGCGCCGTGGGAGTGGACGGGCGCCGCGCGCCTGAAGTACCCGCCGCCCATCGTGAACGAGCAGGAGGCCGGACGCCGCGCCCGTGCCCGCGTGTACGCCGCCCGCAGCACGCCGCAGTTCGAGGCCGAGGCGCGGCGGATCTACGCGCAGCACGGCAGCCGCAAGAAGGCCGTCATGCGCGCCGAAAGGAAAGCTCAGGGCCTGCCGGAAAAACCCGTGAAGCCAGCGCGGCACACTACAGCCACAAGGAGACCTGCCATGTCCGACCAGCCCGACCTCTTCGGCCTGACCCCCGACCTTCCCAAGGCGATCGTGCCCGCCGGGCTGCCCGACAGCTGGCAGCGGGCGCTGGAACCAGAATTCGCGGCGCCCTACTTCCACGACCTGAAGGATTTCCTGGTGCAGGAGCGGCGCGAGCAGACCATCTTTCCGCCTGCTCCGGACGTCTTCAACGCCCTGCGTTTCACGCCGCTGGAGGACGTGAAGGTGCTGATCCTGGGGCAGGATCCGTACCACCGCCCCGGCCAGGCGCACGGCCTGAGCTTCAGCGTGCGGCCCGGCGTGCCCATTCCGCCGTCCCTGCGGAACATCTACAAGGAACTGGTGGCCGACCTTCCCGGCTTCACCCCACCCCGCCACGGCTACCTGAGGGCCTGGGCCGAGCAGGGCGTACTGCTGCTGAACGCCGTGCTGACGGTGCGCGAAGGACAGGCGAACAGCCACGCGAACAAGGGCTGGGAGCACTTCACGGACGCCGTGATCCGGGCCGTGAACGACAAGCCCGAACGCGTGGTGTTCGTGCTGTGGGGCGCCTACGCCCGCAAGAAGCGCAAGCTGATCACCGGGCCGCAGCACGTGGTCATCGAATCCGCCCACCCCAGCCCCCTGAGCGAGGCTAAGTTCTTCGGCAGCCGCCCCTTTTCTCAGGTGAACGCGGCGCTGGAAGACGCCGGACGCGGAGCCATTGACTGGCACCTGCCCGCCAAGGCGGAGGAATGA
- a CDS encoding DNA topoisomerase IB encodes MTSRTEILAEEYLRREGSDPKTFKYFWPDGTPYREKAGIERISKLAVPPAYQDVYVSPDPDAELQAFGRDAAGRLQYRYHPDFVQAGALKKWQRLTRFASVLGTLKATTASDLRASGLPPRKIAALMTRLLHVARFRVGSDIYEKQHKTYGLSTLRQKHVKVGGQTVTFHFKGKHGITQHKATTDRTLAANIGKLLELPGPWLFQTVDDQGARRRVHAGELNAYLKEVIGPFTAKDFRTWGGTLLAAEYLAEAGVAETEKQARQTLVDCVKYVAADLGNTPAVTRGSYICPVIFDRYLDGKVLDDYEPRAGRGDAELEGLTRSEDALRRLLESEKMLRVRRKKGP; translated from the coding sequence ATGACGTCCCGCACCGAGATCCTGGCCGAGGAATACCTGCGCCGCGAGGGCAGCGACCCGAAGACATTCAAATACTTCTGGCCGGACGGCACCCCATACCGGGAGAAGGCCGGGATCGAACGGATCTCGAAACTGGCCGTGCCGCCCGCCTACCAGGACGTATACGTCTCACCCGACCCGGACGCGGAACTCCAGGCCTTCGGCCGGGACGCCGCTGGCCGCCTTCAATACCGCTACCACCCGGACTTCGTGCAGGCGGGCGCGCTGAAGAAATGGCAGCGCCTCACCCGCTTCGCCAGTGTGCTCGGCACGCTCAAGGCCACCACGGCCAGCGATCTGCGCGCCAGCGGCCTGCCGCCCCGCAAGATCGCCGCGCTGATGACGAGGCTGCTGCACGTCGCCCGCTTCCGCGTGGGCAGCGACATCTACGAGAAGCAGCACAAGACCTACGGCCTGAGCACCCTGCGGCAGAAGCATGTGAAGGTTGGGGGCCAGACCGTCACCTTCCACTTCAAGGGCAAGCATGGCATCACGCAGCACAAGGCCACGACCGACCGCACGCTGGCCGCGAATATCGGCAAGCTGCTGGAACTGCCCGGTCCGTGGCTGTTCCAGACGGTCGATGACCAGGGCGCGCGCCGCCGTGTCCATGCTGGGGAACTCAACGCCTACCTGAAAGAGGTCATCGGCCCGTTCACCGCCAAGGATTTCCGCACCTGGGGCGGGACGCTGCTGGCCGCCGAATACCTCGCTGAAGCGGGCGTGGCCGAGACCGAGAAACAGGCCCGGCAGACCCTGGTGGACTGCGTGAAATACGTGGCCGCCGACCTGGGCAACACGCCCGCGGTGACACGCGGCAGCTACATCTGCCCGGTGATCTTCGACCGCTACCTGGACGGCAAGGTGCTCGACGACTACGAACCTCGCGCCGGCAGGGGAGACGCCGAGCTGGAGGGCCTAACACGCAGCGAGGACGCGCTCAGGCGTTTGCTGGAAAGCGAGAAGATGCTGAGGGTGCGGAGGAAGAAGGGGCCGTAA
- a CDS encoding GNAT family N-acetyltransferase — MLELRPMDAAAFERFVAHSAPQYAAEKVKSGEWTPEEAPQRGDREFRQLLPQGPDTPDNVLYHLHDPQEGADVGVLWYALQPRSGTRTAFVYEIEVFGPYRRRGYATQAFELLEQDTAAHGATNIQLHVFGHNTGARALYEGLGFQTTNVIMRKELRG; from the coding sequence ATGCTTGAACTCCGCCCGATGGACGCCGCCGCCTTCGAGCGCTTCGTCGCCCACTCCGCTCCCCAGTACGCTGCCGAGAAAGTCAAAAGTGGCGAGTGGACACCGGAGGAAGCGCCACAGCGAGGCGACCGCGAATTCCGGCAGCTCCTCCCCCAGGGGCCGGACACGCCGGACAACGTCCTGTACCACCTGCACGACCCGCAGGAGGGCGCCGACGTGGGCGTGCTGTGGTACGCCCTCCAGCCACGCAGCGGCACCCGCACCGCCTTCGTGTACGAGATCGAGGTGTTCGGGCCCTACCGGCGGCGCGGCTACGCCACCCAGGCCTTCGAGTTGCTGGAGCAGGACACGGCCGCACATGGGGCCACGAACATCCAGCTCCACGTCTTCGGGCACAACACCGGCGCCCGAGCCCTGTACGAGGGGCTGGGCTTCCAGACGACGAACGTAATCATGCGGAAGGAACTCCGGGGCTGA
- a CDS encoding aminoglycoside phosphotransferase family protein codes for MDDIPVRMHVDEVTTDAALVSRLIAAQVPHWEGLPVSPVRSSGTDNAMYRLGTEFVVRLPRRSWAVDDVQKEARWLPHLAPHLPLRVPEPLFVGVPGQGFPFPWAVYSWLEGVDAGLDTVRDGHELARDLAGFIAAQRRVPRPEGDGPQGSRSGTLHDREEDTREAIAESAALLDIAPVHAAWDAALRAPAWNDPPVWLHADLKPGNLLAQGGRLSAVIDWGGLTLGDPAVDLQPAWNLLDAASRQTFRAAVDVDDATWERGRGWALSVSVIALPYYLHSNPELAAICRTTIRNVLDG; via the coding sequence ATGGATGACATTCCAGTCCGGATGCACGTGGATGAAGTGACGACCGACGCGGCGCTCGTCTCGCGCCTGATCGCGGCGCAGGTTCCGCACTGGGAAGGGCTGCCCGTCAGTCCTGTCCGGTCGTCCGGCACGGATAACGCCATGTACCGGCTGGGCACTGAGTTCGTGGTGCGCCTGCCCCGCCGGAGCTGGGCGGTGGACGACGTGCAGAAGGAGGCCCGGTGGCTGCCCCACCTCGCACCTCACCTGCCCCTGCGTGTGCCCGAGCCGCTGTTCGTGGGCGTGCCCGGCCAGGGCTTCCCCTTTCCCTGGGCGGTCTACTCTTGGCTGGAGGGCGTGGACGCGGGGCTGGACACCGTGCGGGACGGTCATGAACTGGCACGTGATCTCGCTGGATTCATCGCCGCGCAGCGCCGCGTGCCGCGACCGGAGGGAGACGGGCCGCAGGGGTCGCGCAGCGGCACGCTGCATGACCGCGAGGAGGACACCCGCGAGGCCATCGCCGAAAGTGCAGCGCTCCTCGACATCGCGCCCGTTCATGCGGCCTGGGACGCCGCGCTGCGTGCTCCTGCCTGGAACGATCCGCCCGTGTGGCTGCACGCCGACCTGAAACCCGGCAATCTCCTCGCGCAGGGGGGCCGCCTGAGTGCCGTGATCGACTGGGGCGGCCTGACCCTCGGCGATCCGGCCGTAGACCTCCAACCCGCGTGGAATCTGCTGGATGCCGCCTCCCGGCAGACCTTCCGCGCCGCGGTGGACGTGGACGACGCCACGTGGGAGCGCGGGCGTGGCTGGGCGCTGAGCGTATCGGTGATCGCGCTGCCGTACTACCTCCACAGCAACCCGGAGCTGGCCGCCATCTGCCGAACCACGATCCGGAATGTCCTGGACGGGTAA
- a CDS encoding VOC family protein — protein MLRIGSIVWGVQDVRRAVEFWTAALNYRPREEPDDTWAVLIPTEGSGVQIALARVGSEWARRHHLDLYAQDQAAEVERLLALGATRVEWRYPPDADYVVLADPDGNRFCVIDKSE, from the coding sequence ATGCTGAGGATCGGTTCCATCGTCTGGGGCGTGCAGGACGTGCGGCGCGCCGTGGAGTTCTGGACGGCCGCCCTGAACTACCGCCCCCGCGAGGAACCCGACGACACCTGGGCCGTCCTGATCCCCACCGAGGGAAGTGGCGTGCAGATTGCCCTGGCCCGCGTCGGCTCGGAGTGGGCGCGGCGGCATCACCTCGACCTGTACGCGCAGGATCAGGCGGCCGAGGTCGAGCGACTGCTCGCGCTGGGCGCCACCCGCGTTGAATGGCGCTATCCACCGGACGCGGATTACGTCGTGCTGGCCGACCCGGATGGCAACCGCTTCTGCGTGATCGACAAGAGCGAGTAA
- a CDS encoding Crp/Fnr family transcriptional regulator yields MPSDRALTLLRLTPLLQGAAMTMLGDLARNAHFRSYGRNETVFAAGDPADTLHIVALGSVRLYRTGRNGTRELTLSVEGSRQVIEPTALLGASVNHVVHAQALGQRTDLLILPGEIVRHAVLHTPTLGAAVMTVLARREADTGHHLDSLAFSGVGSRLAAYLLRHARTPHALPTNSELAALLGTVPEIVSRKLGDYYRLGWIDLARRTVTVTNDRELRQLAESG; encoded by the coding sequence GTGCCCTCCGACCGAGCCCTGACCCTGCTGCGTCTGACACCGCTTCTCCAGGGGGCCGCCATGACGATGCTCGGTGACCTGGCAAGGAATGCTCACTTCCGCTCGTACGGTCGAAATGAGACGGTATTTGCAGCGGGCGATCCGGCGGATACCCTGCACATCGTGGCGCTGGGCAGCGTCCGCCTGTACCGCACCGGTCGAAACGGGACGCGAGAACTCACCCTCAGTGTGGAAGGGTCACGGCAGGTCATTGAACCCACCGCCTTGCTGGGGGCGTCTGTCAATCACGTCGTTCACGCCCAGGCACTGGGCCAGCGCACGGATCTCCTGATCCTTCCAGGAGAGATCGTGCGGCACGCCGTCCTGCACACGCCCACACTGGGTGCGGCCGTCATGACCGTCCTGGCCCGGCGGGAGGCCGACACCGGCCACCATCTGGACTCTCTGGCGTTCAGCGGCGTGGGCTCCCGACTCGCCGCATACCTGCTGAGACACGCCCGCACGCCGCACGCTCTGCCGACGAACAGCGAGCTGGCCGCTCTGCTGGGCACGGTGCCGGAGATCGTCAGCCGCAAGCTGGGCGACTACTACCGCCTGGGATGGATTGACCTCGCACGCCGAACGGTGACCGTCACGAACGACCGTGAACTCCGGCAGCTCGCAGAGAGCGGGTAA
- a CDS encoding ferredoxin family protein translates to MTYVISGGCAGIKDGACVQVCPCDCIHDAGEQFVINPDECIDCGACALACPVGAIFQEADVPTDQHASIVRNREFFL, encoded by the coding sequence ATGACCTACGTGATTTCCGGAGGATGTGCGGGCATCAAGGATGGAGCGTGTGTTCAGGTCTGCCCCTGCGACTGCATTCACGACGCGGGCGAGCAGTTCGTGATCAACCCCGACGAGTGCATCGACTGTGGCGCGTGCGCGTTAGCGTGCCCTGTGGGCGCGATCTTCCAGGAGGCTGACGTGCCCACCGACCAGCACGCGTCCATCGTCCGGAACCGGGAGTTCTTCCTCTGA
- a CDS encoding DoxX family membrane protein, with amino-acid sequence MSRALTSPPPTSMVQTAARVLLGSAMVFAGTSHLTFARDDFQAQVPVWLPLNKDFVVLASGVVEVGLGVALLVLPRERRRVGWVLAAFYVAIFPGNISQYLSHQSAFGLDTDQKRLVRLFFQPLLVLWALWSTGAWPRRER; translated from the coding sequence ATGAGCCGCGCCCTGACCTCACCGCCCCCGACCTCCATGGTTCAGACCGCCGCTCGCGTGCTGCTGGGCTCGGCGATGGTGTTCGCGGGCACGTCGCACCTGACGTTTGCGCGGGACGACTTCCAGGCGCAGGTGCCGGTCTGGTTGCCGCTGAACAAGGATTTCGTGGTGCTGGCGTCGGGGGTGGTCGAGGTCGGGCTGGGCGTGGCGTTGCTGGTCCTGCCGCGCGAGCGGCGCAGGGTGGGCTGGGTGCTCGCGGCGTTCTACGTGGCGATCTTCCCTGGGAACATCTCACAGTACCTGTCGCATCAGAGTGCGTTTGGGCTGGACACCGACCAGAAGCGGCTGGTGCGTCTGTTCTTCCAGCCCCTGCTGGTGCTCTGGGCCCTGTGGAGCACCGGGGCGTGGCCGCGGCGGGAGCGTTGA
- a CDS encoding DUF427 domain-containing protein encodes MFRTAPKPMKPGPGQESVWDYPRPPRLERVDKRIEVMLGGVTVADTTEAFRVLETSHPPTYYLPPEAFLPGVLSPAPGRSVCEWKGPATYWTLTAGGRRAEAAGWSYDSPTPAFRDLAGYVAVYAGRMDQCQVGGEVVTPQPGGFYGGWITADVVGPFKGEPGTLGW; translated from the coding sequence ATGTTCCGTACCGCGCCCAAACCGATGAAGCCCGGCCCCGGTCAGGAGAGCGTGTGGGACTACCCGCGCCCACCGCGTCTGGAACGGGTGGACAAGCGCATCGAGGTCATGCTGGGGGGCGTGACGGTCGCCGACACGACTGAGGCGTTCCGGGTGCTGGAGACCAGCCATCCGCCCACGTACTACCTGCCGCCCGAGGCCTTTCTGCCCGGCGTCCTGAGTCCCGCGCCGGGCCGGAGCGTCTGCGAGTGGAAGGGACCCGCCACGTACTGGACACTCACAGCGGGTGGCCGGCGTGCCGAGGCGGCCGGCTGGAGCTACGACTCTCCCACCCCGGCTTTTCGCGACCTGGCCGGCTATGTGGCCGTGTACGCGGGCCGCATGGATCAGTGCCAGGTGGGCGGCGAGGTCGTCACGCCGCAGCCGGGCGGGTTCTACGGTGGCTGGATCACGGCGGATGTGGTCGGGCCGTTCAAGGGTGAGCCGGGCACGTTGGGCTGGTAA
- the pth gene encoding aminoacyl-tRNA hydrolase, which produces MKLVVGLGNPGTQYAQTRHNVGWLVVDEVARRAGASWRKEGKDAELAEVRLGSEKVLLVKPQTFMNTSGKAVAPLMGFYKLEGPDLLAVQDDLDSPFGLLRFRMGGRHGGQNGVRDLIRLLGHEAFPRLKLGISRPPAGWDPADWVLSRWRPEEAATLEQLVRLGADAVAVWATAGLAEGQLQFNSTDLRPKPEPASTPAERQPG; this is translated from the coding sequence GTGAAGCTGGTGGTGGGCCTGGGCAATCCGGGCACGCAGTACGCCCAGACGCGGCACAACGTGGGCTGGCTGGTCGTGGACGAAGTGGCCCGCCGCGCCGGGGCGTCGTGGCGCAAGGAGGGCAAGGATGCCGAGCTGGCCGAGGTGCGCCTGGGCAGCGAAAAGGTGCTGCTGGTCAAGCCACAGACGTTCATGAACACCTCCGGCAAGGCGGTCGCGCCCCTGATGGGGTTCTACAAGCTCGAAGGCCCTGACCTGCTGGCCGTGCAGGACGACCTGGACAGCCCCTTTGGCCTGCTGAGGTTCCGGATGGGTGGTCGGCACGGCGGGCAGAACGGCGTGCGCGACCTCATCCGGCTGCTGGGCCACGAGGCGTTCCCGCGCCTGAAGCTGGGGATCTCGCGGCCCCCGGCGGGCTGGGATCCGGCCGACTGGGTCCTTAGCCGCTGGCGGCCCGAGGAGGCGGCGACCCTTGAGCAGCTCGTGCGGCTGGGCGCGGACGCCGTGGCGGTGTGGGCGACGGCGGGGCTGGCCGAGGGACAACTGCAGTTCAACAGCACGGATCTGCGCCCCAAACCTGAACCGGCGTCCACCCCGGCGGAACGGCAGCCCGGGTAG
- a CDS encoding M42 family metallopeptidase: MPTTELRLDVLMHLSNLPGVPGQEDAVREFVLRELDGLADEVRVDALGNVIAFRAARKPKKSEKVERVMVSAHMDEIGFLVRFIDDQGYLRVQALGGFDTRNLFARNVTVHTRGGTLPGILTPGGRPVHIATPEERKKIPEVRDFVVDLGLSADEVRRRVRVGDMVTLDQAARQVGNLVCGKAMDDRASVFMLLEVLRQLRGKRPRHDLIAVFSVQEEVGLRGAVVAAYGAQPTVGIGLDVTLAVDTPGSTPDEAVTRVGGGIGIKVFDSSMISTRWLVDEFADLADAQGIPAQLEVLALGGTDGAAIQRSRDGVPSVTLSLPTRYIHTIVEAVHVDDLRAGVDLLCAYLR, translated from the coding sequence GTGCCCACAACAGAATTGAGGCTGGACGTCCTGATGCACCTTTCGAACCTGCCGGGGGTGCCCGGACAGGAGGACGCGGTACGCGAGTTCGTGCTGCGGGAACTGGACGGCCTGGCCGACGAGGTGCGCGTGGACGCCCTGGGCAACGTGATCGCCTTCCGGGCGGCGCGCAAGCCGAAGAAAAGCGAGAAGGTCGAGCGGGTCATGGTCAGCGCGCACATGGACGAGATCGGGTTCCTGGTGCGCTTCATCGACGACCAGGGCTACCTGCGCGTGCAGGCGCTGGGCGGTTTCGACACGCGCAACCTCTTCGCGCGGAACGTGACCGTCCACACGCGGGGCGGCACGCTGCCGGGCATCCTGACGCCGGGTGGCCGCCCGGTGCATATCGCCACGCCGGAGGAACGCAAGAAGATCCCCGAGGTGCGCGATTTCGTGGTGGATCTGGGCCTGAGCGCCGATGAGGTGCGCCGCCGCGTGCGCGTGGGCGACATGGTCACGCTGGATCAGGCGGCGCGGCAGGTGGGGAATCTGGTGTGCGGCAAGGCCATGGATGACCGGGCGTCGGTGTTCATGCTGCTGGAGGTGCTGCGGCAGCTGCGGGGCAAGCGGCCCCGGCATGACCTGATCGCGGTGTTCAGCGTGCAGGAGGAAGTGGGCCTGCGCGGCGCGGTCGTCGCGGCGTACGGGGCGCAGCCCACGGTGGGGATCGGTCTGGACGTGACGCTGGCGGTCGACACGCCCGGTTCCACGCCGGACGAGGCGGTCACGCGGGTGGGCGGCGGGATCGGCATCAAGGTGTTCGATTCCAGCATGATCTCGACCCGCTGGCTGGTGGACGAGTTCGCGGATCTGGCCGATGCACAGGGCATTCCGGCGCAGCTGGAGGTGCTGGCCCTGGGCGGCACGGACGGCGCGGCCATCCAGCGCAGCCGCGACGGGGTGCCCAGCGTGACCCTCAGCCTGCCGACCCGCTACATCCACACCATCGTGGAAGCGGTGCACGTGGACGACCTGCGGGCGGGCGTGGATCTGCTGTGTGCGTACCTGCGTTGA
- a CDS encoding DUF4126 domain-containing protein: MELLSGLLSSLGLSGAAGLNAFIPLLLVGLLNRFGVMHLAQPYDLLSTTWVLVGVGVLGALDFVGDKIPGVDHVLHLVGGVVNAAAGAILFASHTGVADIPPALSMALGLIVAGGVHATRAAVRPVATATTAGLGNPVVSTVEDGTSLLLSVLAVFAPVLAVLVLAAVVVFGYRMWSRLGGRRRAL; the protein is encoded by the coding sequence ATGGAACTTCTCTCCGGTCTGCTGTCCTCGCTGGGACTCTCGGGTGCGGCGGGCCTGAACGCCTTCATTCCGCTGCTGCTGGTGGGCCTGCTGAACCGCTTCGGGGTGATGCACCTCGCGCAGCCGTATGACCTGCTCAGCACGACCTGGGTGCTGGTGGGTGTGGGCGTGCTGGGCGCACTGGATTTCGTGGGCGACAAGATTCCCGGCGTGGATCACGTCCTGCACCTGGTGGGCGGCGTGGTGAATGCGGCGGCCGGCGCCATTCTGTTCGCGTCGCATACCGGAGTGGCGGACATCCCGCCGGCCCTGAGCATGGCGCTGGGGCTGATCGTGGCGGGGGGCGTGCATGCCACGCGCGCGGCGGTACGGCCGGTCGCCACCGCCACCACGGCGGGCCTGGGCAACCCGGTGGTGAGTACCGTCGAGGACGGCACGAGCCTGCTGCTCAGTGTGCTGGCGGTGTTCGCGCCCGTGCTGGCGGTGCTGGTGCTGGCGGCGGTCGTGGTGTTCGGGTACCGCATGTGGTCGCGGCTGGGGGGACGCCGCCGGGCGCTGTAG